The Bernardetia litoralis DSM 6794 genome includes a window with the following:
- a CDS encoding CHAT domain-containing protein — MKIKSILFFFSLLIFFSFSFFIKAQNKTKNDIVYQNKINSLWQNNQIDSTLVFYKSYLAELNPKKETEKYITFQIKRLKIAYLVGNTEIIEKSIQELKAVELHHKKESDLVYQVIFQEAKYQYWKGFYQKAVDLFKQIPNYNELMSYHLANRYASVADIDLDFLKIENFEDSKFETASEQTEMLSQLFTLYGMPDEALLFAQKAIDYLPQTANKIEKVNVQIQYTDVLLLGLLQVKESQKFLNEIEEIVNKYATKTELELRWFWLSMGKYSIKRKTKNSVAKSDSIWAICQNFPLTNAVVYDHIKIKSVLFLQNRKWEESEKWLDKYIDIFTNLYSEKSHQVAQLYAHKSLLYFYQNLYQKSIDYSDKILQNPVASVNLKNDIYKINAITYSKLNNYNKSLYYAEKYLESIEKKLGKNHLHVGDMYSLFASIYREQNNLQQSIEYGKRSIEIYEAQKEENYPVSIARSHQVISNVYHKLEENKKALLHSLEAKKVLEELFLRNKFYILTQTYTNLGMMYRSLDNYDSAYHYYHLSLAAENSLPEKNRNKASIGRIYNNLGYAFEMQQNYDSAIFYYNKSVIEKQSSKQTWNSANVLTNLGNCFVAISDLKKAEEYYKKSLEINVLGKEYADLEVALDSYKGLAGLNHFAFSQQLSYYRKADEVIDKMRSQLHTDNDQLLISKLTTEIYGKALSTCFEASKTKNVEEQVYEDAFYFAEKNRASLLRKQTQETLVLAQVPENLRKLDANYSSLIDYYQREILEIENSETPNSKLAYFNQQILDTRNKHQKLKKELSDKFRSYENLQKSTELVTIQTVKENLKKDEQMIVYQWFEPYLFIQVISKDKQLFYRIKPIDFEKTLKGYRNCLAKDCNIEKFVIQSNALYKILIQPIKLHIKTSKKLIIIPDAILQQIPFSVLVNTSKNNNDLSYPNIEYPLLNYQISFHYSSLLWVSERQKKSSNYEYEFIGFAPVFEESGNELLASNRSNLSSLPFSKEEVEEVANLFTIQDKKALVFTNLQANQANLKSYATKTRRLHLATHSQTFTKTPFNSHIWLFRKDSSQNNEEVLQKIYASDLYGMSFPNELVVLSSCRSGVGQVVEGEGVITLTRSFLNAGTKNIIFSLWQIDDLATKNLMTLFYGFVSEGKSYSESLQLAKQKLSKSERFKNPFYWAGILLIGE, encoded by the coding sequence ATGAAAATTAAATCTATTTTATTCTTTTTCTCTTTATTGATTTTTTTTAGCTTTTCATTTTTTATAAAAGCTCAAAATAAGACTAAAAATGATATTGTTTATCAAAATAAAATAAATTCTCTTTGGCAGAACAACCAAATAGATAGCACTTTAGTTTTTTATAAAAGTTATTTAGCTGAATTAAATCCAAAAAAAGAAACAGAGAAATATATAACCTTTCAAATAAAACGCCTTAAAATTGCTTATTTAGTTGGAAATACAGAAATTATTGAAAAATCAATACAAGAATTAAAGGCAGTAGAGTTGCATCATAAAAAAGAATCTGATTTGGTTTATCAAGTTATTTTTCAAGAAGCAAAGTATCAATATTGGAAAGGTTTTTATCAAAAAGCAGTAGATTTATTCAAACAGATTCCGAATTATAATGAGCTTATGAGCTATCATTTGGCAAATCGGTATGCAAGCGTGGCAGATATAGATTTAGATTTTTTGAAAATAGAAAACTTTGAAGATTCAAAATTTGAAACAGCATCTGAACAAACTGAAATGCTTAGTCAGCTTTTTACATTATATGGAATGCCTGATGAAGCTCTTTTATTTGCTCAAAAGGCAATTGATTACCTTCCCCAAACAGCTAATAAAATTGAAAAAGTAAACGTTCAAATTCAGTATACAGACGTTTTATTATTAGGTTTATTGCAAGTAAAAGAAAGCCAAAAATTTTTAAATGAAATTGAAGAGATTGTAAATAAATATGCAACTAAAACAGAATTAGAATTGCGCTGGTTTTGGCTTTCTATGGGTAAATATTCTATCAAACGAAAGACAAAAAATAGTGTAGCAAAAAGTGATTCTATTTGGGCAATTTGTCAGAACTTTCCACTCACAAATGCTGTTGTTTATGACCATATCAAAATAAAAAGTGTTTTGTTTTTACAGAATCGGAAGTGGGAAGAATCAGAAAAGTGGTTGGACAAATATATTGACATCTTTACAAATCTATATTCTGAAAAATCACATCAAGTGGCTCAACTTTATGCTCACAAATCTCTTCTTTATTTTTATCAAAATCTGTATCAAAAATCGATTGATTATTCAGATAAAATACTTCAAAATCCTGTTGCTTCTGTCAATTTAAAAAATGATATTTATAAAATTAATGCAATTACATATTCAAAATTAAATAATTATAATAAGTCACTTTATTATGCTGAAAAATATTTAGAAAGTATAGAAAAAAAATTAGGAAAAAATCATTTACATGTGGGAGATATGTATTCTTTATTTGCTAGTATTTACAGAGAACAAAATAATTTACAACAATCAATAGAGTATGGCAAACGTTCGATAGAAATTTATGAAGCACAAAAAGAAGAAAATTATCCAGTATCTATTGCACGTTCACATCAAGTTATTTCAAATGTTTATCATAAATTAGAAGAAAATAAAAAAGCCCTTTTGCATTCTTTAGAAGCCAAAAAAGTACTTGAAGAGTTGTTTTTACGCAATAAATTTTATATTCTTACCCAAACCTATACCAACTTGGGAATGATGTATAGAAGCCTTGATAATTATGATTCTGCTTATCATTATTATCACTTGTCTTTGGCTGCTGAAAATTCACTACCAGAAAAAAATAGAAATAAAGCAAGTATAGGAAGAATATATAATAATTTGGGGTATGCCTTTGAAATGCAGCAAAATTATGATTCTGCTATTTTTTATTACAATAAATCAGTAATAGAAAAACAAAGTAGTAAACAAACTTGGAATAGTGCAAATGTATTAACAAATTTAGGAAACTGTTTTGTAGCTATTTCAGATTTGAAAAAAGCAGAAGAGTATTACAAAAAATCACTTGAAATAAACGTGTTAGGCAAAGAATATGCAGATTTGGAAGTTGCTTTAGATTCTTATAAAGGTTTGGCAGGTTTAAATCATTTTGCATTTTCTCAACAATTAAGTTATTACAGAAAAGCAGATGAAGTAATTGATAAAATGCGTTCTCAATTACACACCGATAACGACCAATTACTTATCAGCAAACTGACAACTGAAATTTATGGAAAAGCTCTTTCTACATGTTTTGAGGCAAGTAAAACAAAAAACGTAGAAGAACAGGTTTATGAAGATGCCTTTTACTTTGCAGAGAAAAACCGTGCTTCTTTACTTAGAAAGCAAACACAAGAAACGCTTGTATTGGCACAAGTTCCTGAAAATCTAAGAAAATTAGATGCAAATTATAGCTCTTTGATTGATTATTACCAACGTGAAATTTTGGAAATTGAAAACTCAGAAACTCCAAATTCTAAACTAGCTTATTTTAATCAACAAATTCTTGACACAAGAAATAAACATCAAAAACTTAAAAAGGAATTGTCAGATAAATTTAGAAGCTATGAAAATCTTCAAAAATCGACAGAGTTAGTTACTATTCAAACAGTAAAAGAAAACTTAAAAAAAGACGAGCAAATGATTGTTTATCAATGGTTTGAACCTTATTTATTTATTCAAGTAATCAGTAAAGACAAGCAATTATTTTATAGAATAAAGCCTATTGATTTTGAGAAAACATTGAAAGGATATAGAAATTGTCTAGCAAAGGATTGTAATATAGAAAAATTTGTAATACAAAGTAATGCGCTTTATAAAATTCTTATTCAGCCTATCAAATTGCATATCAAAACGAGTAAAAAACTGATTATTATTCCTGACGCAATTTTACAGCAAATTCCTTTTTCTGTTTTGGTAAATACATCAAAAAATAATAATGATTTATCTTATCCAAACATTGAGTATCCTTTATTAAATTATCAAATTTCTTTTCATTATTCGTCTTTGCTTTGGGTTTCAGAAAGACAGAAAAAAAGTAGCAATTATGAATATGAATTTATAGGTTTTGCTCCTGTTTTTGAAGAGAGTGGCAATGAACTTTTAGCAAGTAATAGAAGTAATTTAAGCTCTCTTCCGTTTAGTAAAGAGGAAGTAGAAGAAGTAGCAAATTTGTTTACTATTCAAGATAAAAAAGCATTGGTGTTTACAAATCTTCAAGCAAATCAAGCAAATTTGAAAAGCTATGCAACCAAAACACGAAGATTGCATCTAGCTACACATAGTCAGACTTTTACAAAAACACCTTTTAATTCTCATATTTGGTTATTTAGAAAAGATTCTAGTCAAAATAATGAAGAGGTATTACAAAAAATTTATGCAAGTGATTTGTATGGGATGTCTTTTCCTAATGAACTTGTAGTTTTGAGTAGTTGTCGTTCTGGAGTGGGGCAAGTAGTAGAGGGAGAAGGAGTAATTACACTTACTCGTTCGTTTCTAAATGCAGGAACAAAGAATATTATTTTTTCACTTTGGCAGATAGATGATTTGGCTACAAAAAATCTAATGACACTTTTTTATGGCTTTGTATCTGAAGGAAAAAGCTATTCAGAATCTTTACAATTAGCTAAACAAAAGTTATCTAAATCAGAGAGATTTAAAAATCCTTTTTATTGGGCAGGAATTTTATTAATTGGAGAGTAA
- a CDS encoding Ig-like domain-containing protein: protein MNMYLTLQNPKTRILNALKVGWSAILFIALWLGISLSVWAQPAYDLTAVSGTFTPITGGTDVNGIEVDTGLSGVLPIGFTFTYDGVPYTDFKASSNGFLTFGVATTASGTTNDLDDDSFSTNSMYPVLAPLWDDLDGGDAVGAKAAYVLTGTAPNRVLTMEWLNWQWTYSSSTPVISFQVKLYEATGVIEYIYRQDAGAVAGFFPGASIGLTSVHTGTTVDFISLEDVSAAPTTSSTFETTTLITKPATGQIYRWTPKLFTTNPTDNATLVAPDANLVVTFASGTPTIGTGNIEIKKTSDNSVVETITLPSAQVTVTGRVVTVNPSILLDCNTEYYVNIPASAVTGVTGFTGITNMTDWSFTTTNACYTLAPADNATDVALDASPTMTFLFGTVAIGTGTIELRKTTGGTLVESFVLPSAQVTVTGNVVTVDPTNILDCNTEYYLTVPATAVSGAGFTGITSTTAWSFTTTTPTLGGYTHTSIPVNFEAIATTGTVVTAFSGGDGISSSAITMPMAFSYFGASYTQLKIGVDGWITLDASQTGGDFSNSTIPNVDGPPLMIAPFWDDLDAHSTGTVAYKDMGTYFLVSFEEVERWLENSTNSFQIKLFYATGIIEFHYGTFNTTALDRATVGIENATETSGLLINYNGTGDALGSDIAFRITPPVAVLPLTATFTPTNGATGVAPNSNLVLNFNYPVSAGTGNIEIVNTTTNAVLETIPVGDARVDYSTVGQVTINPATDFPYGVIAVRFPTGAFKSCNNIDVTGITNTTDWRFTVSDPCAAIVIDAGPNQSGITSGSNVTLAGVAATGGSGTYTYAWTPVVGLNDPTILAPTATITSNVTYTLTVTDVTANCTKSDNVSISVAAPTGGGGGGGGGGSTSPVTAPFLRLTSTGSTTMTLDWVGGSNAEGYTIFRKNNTADNFTRVSSVTASVTTFSDSLLVPNTRYSYYIQAVRGSSIANSNTVFDYTYPSIPTVASFENACVGTGAQFTVRGSSGVYNVYSDETGGTAITTGDSTGVITTPTFADATTFYISAVGSRYESTPRVAVSVITRPLPTSTMLGADLQESCTDSLTIMAEAVDGATYTWYSLNSPIATTSTPMYTVDRSGVYSVLVNRDGCVARSNTVRVRVNRVTPAEIRGLANREFCEVGILEAVETEGATYEWLLNNAVVGTGSSLEVSQSGTYTVSVTSALGCTLTSSSVTVSVISVPQLDLQTSAPDFCEGTEGVELSVNAVNGASYEWLRNGRRIRTTSTPSLQVNVGAEYRVRVVLNGTCSRTSDAVMVTRNAAPAASVRVYGDSIKVVYVGNVDIASVTWTKDDAPFSATTQAFAPTESGIYTATVTYSTGCQVVSSGIQYIKPPVVVIVGEEEVEALGFMLFPNPTTSKVNLNFGDAFKGDITLTLTDAIGRTIQVTKVKASENATIDLSKVANGNYMLTIASDDKVVTRKIIRE from the coding sequence ATGAATATGTATTTAACTTTACAAAATCCGAAAACTCGGATACTGAACGCTCTAAAAGTAGGGTGGTCTGCTATTTTATTTATTGCGCTATGGCTAGGTATTTCGCTTAGTGTTTGGGCGCAGCCTGCCTATGACCTTACAGCTGTTAGTGGCACTTTTACTCCTATTACAGGTGGAACGGATGTAAATGGTATAGAGGTTGATACAGGTCTATCAGGTGTTCTTCCTATTGGATTTACTTTTACTTATGATGGAGTACCATATACAGACTTTAAGGCATCTTCAAATGGATTTCTTACTTTTGGAGTTGCGACTACTGCTTCAGGAACGACTAATGATTTAGATGATGACAGCTTTAGTACAAATAGTATGTACCCTGTTCTTGCTCCTCTTTGGGATGACTTGGATGGTGGTGATGCAGTAGGGGCTAAAGCAGCTTATGTTTTAACTGGCACTGCTCCAAATAGAGTGCTTACAATGGAGTGGCTTAATTGGCAATGGACCTATAGTTCATCTACTCCTGTCATCTCATTCCAAGTAAAACTATATGAAGCTACTGGTGTGATAGAGTATATTTATCGACAAGATGCTGGTGCTGTTGCAGGTTTTTTTCCAGGTGCTTCTATTGGTTTAACATCAGTTCATACAGGAACAACAGTAGATTTTATATCTTTAGAAGATGTAAGTGCTGCACCTACAACAAGTTCTACCTTTGAAACAACAACACTTATTACAAAACCAGCAACAGGACAAATATATCGCTGGACTCCTAAGTTATTTACTACAAACCCTACTGATAATGCTACTCTAGTAGCTCCAGATGCTAATCTAGTTGTTACTTTTGCTAGTGGAACACCTACTATCGGAACAGGAAACATAGAAATAAAGAAAACAAGTGATAATAGTGTTGTAGAAACAATTACTTTGCCTTCTGCTCAAGTTACTGTTACAGGAAGAGTGGTTACTGTCAATCCTAGTATTCTTTTAGATTGTAATACAGAATATTATGTGAATATTCCTGCTTCTGCTGTTACTGGTGTAACTGGTTTTACAGGTATTACAAATATGACAGACTGGTCATTTACAACTACAAATGCTTGTTACACACTTGCACCTGCTGATAATGCTACTGACGTAGCACTTGATGCTAGTCCTACTATGACATTTTTGTTTGGTACAGTGGCTATTGGAACAGGAACTATTGAACTAAGAAAAACAACTGGAGGGACATTGGTAGAGAGCTTTGTATTACCTTCTGCTCAAGTAACTGTAACTGGTAATGTAGTTACTGTTGATCCTACTAATATTTTGGATTGTAATACTGAATATTATCTAACTGTCCCTGCTACTGCTGTTAGTGGTGCTGGATTTACTGGTATTACTTCTACCACAGCTTGGTCATTTACTACCACTACACCAACATTAGGAGGTTATACTCATACTTCTATTCCTGTAAACTTTGAAGCCATTGCTACTACTGGAACTGTTGTAACAGCATTTAGTGGAGGGGATGGAATTTCTAGTTCTGCTATCACAATGCCTATGGCATTTTCCTATTTTGGAGCAAGTTATACACAACTAAAAATAGGTGTTGATGGTTGGATTACACTTGATGCTAGTCAAACAGGAGGTGATTTTAGTAATTCAACTATACCAAATGTAGATGGGCCTCCACTTATGATAGCTCCTTTTTGGGATGATTTAGATGCTCATAGTACAGGAACTGTTGCTTATAAAGATATGGGAACTTATTTTTTAGTTTCTTTCGAAGAGGTAGAGAGATGGTTAGAAAATTCAACAAACTCTTTCCAAATAAAGCTATTTTATGCTACTGGAATAATAGAATTTCATTATGGAACATTTAATACAACAGCATTAGATAGAGCTACAGTAGGAATAGAAAATGCAACAGAAACGTCGGGCTTATTAATTAATTATAATGGTACAGGAGATGCACTAGGATCTGATATTGCTTTCCGTATTACTCCTCCAGTAGCTGTTCTACCATTAACAGCTACTTTCACTCCAACAAATGGAGCAACAGGTGTAGCTCCAAACTCAAATCTAGTATTGAACTTTAATTATCCTGTAAGTGCAGGTACTGGTAATATAGAAATCGTAAATACTACTACTAATGCAGTATTGGAAACTATTCCTGTGGGAGATGCAAGAGTAGATTATTCTACTGTTGGACAAGTAACAATAAATCCTGCAACTGATTTTCCTTATGGAGTAATAGCTGTTCGTTTTCCAACTGGAGCATTCAAATCGTGTAATAATATTGATGTAACTGGTATTACTAATACAACAGACTGGCGTTTTACAGTATCAGATCCATGTGCTGCTATTGTAATTGATGCAGGACCAAATCAATCAGGTATAACATCTGGTTCAAATGTTACTCTAGCTGGTGTAGCTGCAACAGGTGGATCTGGTACTTATACGTATGCTTGGACTCCTGTTGTAGGTTTGAATGACCCTACTATTCTTGCTCCAACAGCTACTATAACATCTAATGTTACCTATACGCTTACAGTAACTGATGTTACAGCAAATTGTACTAAATCTGATAATGTATCTATCTCTGTTGCTGCACCAACTGGTGGTGGTGGTGGTGGAGGAGGAGGTGGAAGCACCTCTCCTGTAACTGCTCCTTTTTTGAGGCTTACAAGTACAGGTTCTACAACAATGACTTTAGACTGGGTAGGTGGTAGCAATGCTGAAGGTTATACTATATTCCGTAAAAATAATACTGCTGATAACTTTACAAGAGTAAGTAGTGTAACTGCTAGTGTTACTACATTTTCGGATTCTTTATTAGTACCAAATACACGATACTCTTATTATATACAAGCCGTAAGAGGTAGTTCAATAGCAAATTCTAATACTGTTTTTGATTATACGTATCCATCTATACCTACCGTAGCAAGTTTCGAAAATGCTTGTGTAGGAACTGGAGCACAATTTACAGTTCGTGGAAGCTCTGGAGTTTATAATGTATATTCTGATGAAACGGGTGGAACTGCTATCACAACAGGAGATTCAACAGGCGTAATTACTACTCCTACTTTTGCAGATGCTACAACATTTTATATTTCTGCTGTTGGTAGTCGTTATGAAAGTACACCTCGTGTAGCTGTTAGCGTAATTACTAGACCATTGCCAACTTCTACAATGTTAGGTGCTGATTTACAAGAATCTTGTACAGACAGTCTTACTATTATGGCTGAAGCTGTAGATGGAGCAACTTATACTTGGTATTCTCTTAATAGTCCAATAGCTACTACTTCTACTCCTATGTACACAGTTGATCGTAGTGGAGTATATTCAGTTCTTGTAAATAGAGATGGTTGTGTAGCTCGTTCTAATACAGTTCGTGTTCGTGTAAACAGAGTAACTCCTGCTGAAATTAGAGGTCTTGCTAATCGTGAATTCTGTGAAGTAGGAATACTTGAAGCAGTTGAAACTGAAGGAGCTACTTATGAGTGGTTACTTAATAATGCTGTGGTAGGAACTGGAAGTTCTTTAGAAGTTAGTCAATCTGGAACTTATACAGTAAGCGTAACAAGTGCTTTGGGTTGTACACTTACCTCTTCGTCTGTAACTGTAAGCGTAATTAGCGTTCCTCAATTAGATTTACAAACTTCTGCTCCTGATTTCTGTGAAGGTACAGAAGGCGTAGAGCTTAGTGTAAATGCTGTAAATGGAGCTTCTTATGAGTGGTTGAGAAATGGAAGAAGAATTCGCACTACTTCTACTCCTTCACTTCAAGTAAATGTAGGTGCAGAATATAGAGTTCGTGTAGTATTAAACGGAACGTGTTCAAGAACTTCTGATGCAGTTATGGTTACTCGTAATGCTGCTCCTGCTGCAAGTGTTAGAGTATATGGAGATAGTATCAAAGTAGTTTATGTTGGAAATGTAGATATTGCGAGTGTTACTTGGACAAAAGATGATGCTCCTTTCTCAGCAACTACACAAGCATTTGCACCAACTGAATCAGGTATTTATACTGCAACAGTTACTTATTCTACAGGTTGTCAAGTGGTTTCTTCAGGTATTCAATATATCAAACCACCAGTAGTAGTGATAGTAGGAGAAGAAGAAGTAGAAGCTCTTGGCTTTATGCTTTTCCCTAACCCAACTACAAGTAAAGTAAATCTAAACTTTGGAGATGCCTTCAAAGGAGATATTACACTTACACTTACTGATGCAATCGGTCGTACTATTCAAGTAACAAAAGTAAAAGCATCTGAAAATGCAACGATTGACCTTTCTAAAGTAGCAAATGGTAACTATATGCTTACTATTGCTTCTGATGACAAAGTAGTTACTCGTAAAATTATTCGTGAATAA